A stretch of the Microcella sp. genome encodes the following:
- a CDS encoding ABC-F family ATP-binding cassette domain-containing protein has product MSTTLSSGDRAPLIARGVTRILDGRAVLRDVDLVVPAGARVGLIGENGAGKSTLLRLLAGVDEPDGGEIARPVRLGWLPQEVPFEARMPVSSILEAAEAPLLDLELRLEAAAAGLDSDPAAAEVYAAALDEAERVELWSRDARRDALLDAFGVASIPLPTPLGEISGGQRSRLALAALLLSRPDALVLDEPSNHLDDRAVESLREHLLGWHGPVLLASHDRALLDEVATELVDLDPSRRAATGENGGGQAVRYGGGFTDYLAEKAREHGRWARTYELEQRELVQLRQTVQVTARELGNPDRRVRDNDKFVRNFKQASIEVAISRRVRDAERRLDELERDQLTPPPEPLRFAGLPPGIAALETDDPLVAIEHAAVDRRLAPVTLALRAGDRMLITGPNGAGKSTLLGVLAASIPPDAGRRTARPRVRVGVLAQDTRLAEPHRTPRELYAAALGEGRASAVPLATLGLLGERDLDRPAGTLSVGQQRRVELALVLGRPPHVLLLDEPTNHLSLRLATELEDALGTHPGAVVVASHDRWLRRRWSGAELALGAVSGAR; this is encoded by the coding sequence TTGTCTACAACCCTGTCTTCCGGCGACCGTGCGCCCCTCATCGCGCGCGGCGTCACCCGAATTCTTGACGGCCGCGCCGTGCTGCGCGACGTCGACCTCGTCGTGCCCGCGGGCGCACGCGTCGGCCTGATCGGCGAGAACGGCGCGGGCAAGTCGACCCTGCTGCGCCTGCTCGCGGGGGTCGACGAGCCCGACGGTGGCGAGATCGCGCGCCCCGTGCGGCTTGGCTGGCTGCCGCAAGAGGTGCCGTTCGAGGCGCGGATGCCCGTCTCGAGCATCCTCGAGGCGGCCGAAGCCCCCTTGCTCGACCTCGAACTACGACTCGAAGCGGCGGCGGCAGGGCTCGATAGCGACCCCGCGGCGGCCGAAGTGTATGCCGCCGCTCTCGACGAGGCCGAGCGGGTCGAGCTGTGGAGCCGTGACGCGCGCCGCGACGCCCTGCTCGACGCGTTCGGGGTGGCGAGCATCCCGCTGCCGACTCCGCTCGGTGAGATCTCGGGAGGCCAGCGCAGTCGGCTCGCGCTCGCGGCACTGCTGCTGAGCCGCCCCGACGCGCTCGTGCTCGACGAGCCGAGCAACCACCTGGACGATCGGGCGGTCGAGTCGCTGCGTGAGCACCTGCTCGGCTGGCACGGGCCAGTGCTGCTCGCGAGCCACGACCGCGCCCTGCTCGACGAGGTTGCTACGGAGCTCGTCGACCTCGACCCGAGCCGTCGTGCCGCGACCGGCGAGAACGGGGGAGGGCAGGCGGTGCGCTACGGCGGCGGCTTCACTGACTACCTGGCCGAGAAGGCGCGCGAGCACGGGCGCTGGGCGCGCACCTACGAGCTCGAGCAGCGAGAGCTCGTGCAGTTGCGCCAGACCGTGCAGGTCACCGCTCGCGAGCTCGGCAACCCCGACCGTAGGGTGCGCGACAACGACAAGTTCGTGCGCAACTTCAAGCAGGCATCCATCGAGGTCGCTATCAGCCGGCGCGTGCGCGACGCAGAGCGACGGCTCGACGAGCTCGAGCGCGACCAGCTCACGCCGCCGCCCGAGCCGCTGCGTTTCGCGGGGCTGCCTCCGGGCATCGCCGCGCTCGAGACCGATGATCCGCTCGTCGCGATCGAGCACGCCGCGGTCGACCGCCGACTCGCGCCCGTGACGCTCGCGCTGCGGGCCGGAGACCGGATGCTCATAACCGGCCCGAACGGAGCGGGCAAGTCGACGCTGCTCGGGGTGCTCGCGGCGAGCATCCCGCCCGATGCCGGCAGGCGCACGGCACGGCCCCGCGTGCGCGTGGGAGTGCTCGCGCAAGACACGCGCTTGGCTGAGCCGCACCGCACCCCGCGCGAACTGTATGCGGCGGCGCTCGGTGAGGGGCGGGCCTCCGCGGTGCCGCTCGCGACCCTGGGGCTGCTCGGCGAGCGCGACCTCGATCGTCCGGCCGGAACGCTCTCGGTCGGGCAGCAGCGCCGGGTCGAGCTCGCGCTCGTGCTCGGGCGACCGCCGCACGTGCTGCTGCTCGACGAGCCCACGAACCACCTCTCGCTGCGGCTCGCGACCGAGCTCGAAGACGCGCTGGGCACGCACCCCGGCGCGGTCGTCGTGGCGAGCCACGACCGCTGGCTGCGCCGCCGCTGGTCGGGCGCCGAGCTCGCGCTGGGCGCGGTCAGCGGTGCCCGGTGA
- a CDS encoding low temperature requirement protein A — protein sequence MTAHLPVVRLFRSRGPGSDRVAFIELFFDLVFVFAVTQLAHHLIEHVTLRGAVETLVMLIAVWWVWVYTTWVTNWMNPEKGPVRWMLIALMLVGLVLSTAIPEAFADRGLQFVIAYIVMQVGRTLFVIVSFRRVGDTAGALNLTRIAIWFVYAAPFWVAGAVIGGDAQLALWGAALAIELAAPTVRYWVPGIKAAPIESWAVQGAHIAERAGLFMILALGESIIVTGTLFSRAEITTSSVLALLAAFVGTILFWLLYFSHGAEHGSRFISRAEQTGRIARLTYTYLHMILVGGVVLLAVGDDLVLAHPDDPLDVATQSIIIAAAALYLLGNLLFKRSIGRPWLRSHLLGMAALTVLWLSAPLITGMTPLMLTWIVNGIVALVVVIDEYVWPVDDEDVAQEAADSVEI from the coding sequence GTGACCGCCCACCTCCCCGTCGTTCGACTTTTCCGCTCACGAGGCCCCGGCTCCGACCGCGTCGCCTTCATCGAGCTGTTCTTCGATCTCGTGTTCGTCTTCGCGGTGACGCAGCTCGCCCACCACCTCATCGAGCACGTCACGCTGCGCGGCGCCGTCGAGACGCTCGTCATGCTCATCGCCGTGTGGTGGGTATGGGTCTACACGACGTGGGTCACGAACTGGATGAACCCGGAGAAGGGCCCCGTGCGGTGGATGCTCATCGCGCTGATGCTCGTCGGGCTCGTGCTGAGCACGGCGATTCCTGAAGCGTTCGCCGACCGAGGTCTGCAATTCGTGATCGCCTACATCGTCATGCAGGTCGGCCGCACGCTCTTCGTGATCGTGAGCTTCCGCCGCGTGGGTGACACCGCCGGGGCGCTCAACCTGACCCGCATCGCCATCTGGTTCGTCTACGCGGCACCGTTCTGGGTGGCGGGCGCCGTCATCGGCGGTGACGCCCAGCTCGCCCTGTGGGGCGCTGCCCTCGCGATCGAGCTCGCGGCCCCCACTGTGCGCTACTGGGTGCCAGGCATCAAGGCCGCGCCGATCGAGAGCTGGGCGGTGCAGGGCGCCCACATAGCCGAGCGCGCCGGGCTGTTCATGATCCTCGCGCTCGGCGAGTCGATCATCGTCACGGGAACTCTGTTCAGTCGGGCCGAGATCACGACCTCGTCGGTGCTCGCGCTGCTCGCCGCCTTCGTGGGTACGATCCTCTTCTGGCTGCTCTACTTCAGCCACGGGGCAGAGCACGGCAGTCGATTCATCAGTCGCGCCGAGCAGACCGGACGTATCGCGCGCCTGACGTACACCTATCTGCACATGATCCTCGTCGGCGGGGTCGTGCTGCTCGCAGTCGGCGACGATCTCGTGCTGGCGCATCCGGATGACCCGCTCGACGTCGCGACGCAGTCGATCATCATCGCGGCTGCGGCCCTCTACTTGCTCGGCAACCTGCTCTTCAAGCGGTCGATCGGTCGACCGTGGTTGCGCTCGCACCTGCTCGGCATGGCGGCCCTGACCGTGCTCTGGCTCTCCGCACCCCTGATTACCGGCATGACACCGCTCATGCTCACGTGGATCGTCAACGGCATCGTCGCTCTTGTCGTGGTCATCGACGAGTACGTGTGGCCCGTCGACGACGAGGACGTGGCTCAGGAGGCGGCGGACTCTGTCGAGATCTGA
- a CDS encoding MFS transporter produces MNSPDRPFPWVGLITLAIAIFVLVTSEFLPTGLLPVMASDLDVTESQIGLLITIFAGTVVVATAPLAALTRHYSRKSLLLVVLAIFSLANVLAAIAPSYEMLVGARVLGGLAHGLFWAVAGAYAAHLVPRHQLARAVAVTSAGGTTAFVLGVPLGTALGFALGWRAAFGVIAALVVVIGVLVIFFLPAVDHRVSLATGEIRLPVHRDPTMPSVLFVCLLVVIILTGHNVFYTYIAPFVLDTAGFPPESLSVLLFLYGGAGAIGLVLAGVVGGRYPRGGLYGMLATVMLAVSVLALFAGVPLVVVIAFVVWGAAFGGLPALLQTRLLQVASPNVRDVGAALLTTSFNIGIGGGAAIGAGFFALAGTTWLPWVEAGALGLAIVALLIMESRRRARGVPLSTRPIKVVEAESP; encoded by the coding sequence ATGAACTCTCCTGACCGCCCTTTTCCCTGGGTGGGCCTCATCACCCTGGCCATTGCCATCTTCGTGCTCGTGACGAGCGAGTTCTTGCCGACAGGTCTCTTGCCTGTCATGGCGAGCGACCTCGACGTCACTGAGTCGCAGATCGGCCTGCTCATCACGATCTTCGCCGGCACGGTCGTCGTCGCGACGGCGCCGCTCGCCGCGCTGACCCGGCACTACTCGCGCAAGAGCCTGCTGCTCGTCGTGCTGGCCATTTTCTCGCTCGCGAACGTGCTCGCCGCGATCGCGCCGAGCTACGAGATGCTCGTCGGCGCGCGGGTGCTCGGCGGTCTTGCGCACGGACTCTTCTGGGCCGTGGCCGGCGCGTACGCGGCGCACCTCGTGCCCCGCCATCAGCTCGCGCGCGCGGTCGCCGTGACGAGCGCGGGCGGCACGACGGCATTTGTGCTCGGCGTGCCCCTCGGCACGGCGCTCGGCTTCGCGCTCGGCTGGCGCGCGGCCTTCGGAGTGATCGCCGCTCTGGTGGTCGTGATCGGCGTGCTCGTCATCTTCTTCTTGCCCGCGGTCGATCACCGCGTCTCGCTCGCGACGGGCGAGATCCGCCTGCCAGTGCACCGCGACCCGACGATGCCCTCGGTGCTCTTCGTCTGCCTGCTCGTGGTGATCATCCTCACCGGGCACAACGTCTTCTACACCTACATCGCCCCCTTCGTGCTCGACACCGCGGGCTTCCCGCCCGAGTCGCTCAGCGTGCTGCTGTTCTTGTATGGCGGCGCGGGGGCCATCGGCCTCGTGCTCGCCGGCGTGGTCGGCGGTCGGTATCCGCGCGGCGGCCTGTACGGGATGCTCGCGACCGTCATGCTGGCCGTCAGCGTGCTCGCCCTCTTCGCCGGAGTGCCGCTCGTGGTCGTGATCGCCTTCGTCGTCTGGGGCGCGGCCTTCGGCGGGCTGCCTGCGCTGCTGCAGACGCGCTTGCTGCAGGTCGCCTCCCCCAACGTGCGCGACGTGGGTGCGGCCCTGCTGACGACGTCGTTCAACATCGGCATCGGTGGAGGAGCCGCGATCGGCGCCGGCTTCTTCGCCCTCGCCGGCACGACCTGGCTGCCCTGGGTCGAGGCCGGGGCCCTCGGGCTCGCCATCGTCGCGCTGCTCATCATGGAGTCGCGGCGTCGCGCGCGCGGCGTGCCGCTCAGCACTCGCCCCATCAAGGTCGTCGAGGCCGAGTCGCCCTGA
- a CDS encoding biotin-dependent carboxyltransferase family protein: MTAVRVVDPGPLALVHDLGRPGLASLGVSASGAFDRAAHRLANRLVGNDEHDAAIECLLGGLRLALPAGTWFAVTGAWSDAALVTADGVRRVVEPHTAKRTDADAELHLGPLAHGLRSTVALRGGLAVPAVLGSRSRDTLAGLGPEPLRAGDVLPLGPEPATSVPVADLVPVDPPTDGVVELGVRPGPRHEWFTAEAHGLLTASDWTTSARSDRTGVRLEGPALDRVPDRVGAELASEGMLRGSIQVSPDGAPTVLGPDHPVTGGYPVIAVVVDSSLDLLAQLRPGQPVRLRLVTGHR, from the coding sequence GTGACCGCCGTGCGGGTCGTCGACCCCGGGCCTCTCGCGCTCGTGCACGACCTCGGGCGCCCCGGCCTCGCGTCGCTCGGTGTGAGCGCCTCGGGTGCCTTCGATCGGGCAGCTCACCGGCTCGCGAACCGGCTGGTCGGCAACGACGAGCACGACGCCGCGATCGAGTGCCTGCTTGGCGGGCTGCGGCTGGCACTGCCGGCGGGCACGTGGTTCGCGGTGACCGGAGCATGGAGCGACGCCGCGCTGGTCACCGCCGACGGGGTGCGCCGCGTCGTCGAGCCCCACACGGCGAAACGAACGGATGCTGATGCCGAGCTGCACCTCGGCCCCCTGGCGCACGGCCTGCGGTCGACGGTCGCCCTGCGCGGCGGGCTCGCCGTGCCGGCGGTGCTCGGCTCGCGCTCGCGCGACACGCTCGCCGGCCTGGGCCCCGAGCCGCTGCGCGCGGGCGATGTGCTGCCGCTCGGCCCCGAACCCGCCACGTCCGTGCCGGTGGCCGACCTCGTGCCGGTCGATCCCCCCACCGACGGCGTCGTCGAGCTCGGGGTGCGCCCCGGTCCGCGCCACGAGTGGTTCACCGCCGAGGCCCACGGGCTGCTCACCGCGAGCGACTGGACGACCTCGGCCCGCAGCGACCGCACGGGAGTGCGCCTCGAAGGGCCCGCACTCGACCGAGTGCCCGACCGCGTGGGCGCAGAACTGGCGAGCGAAGGAATGCTGCGCGGGAGCATCCAGGTCTCACCCGACGGTGCGCCGACCGTGCTGGGGCCGGATCATCCGGTGACGGGCGGCTACCCCGTCATCGCCGTCGTGGTCGACTCCTCGCTCGACCTGCTCGCCCAGCTGCGCCCCGGCCAGCCCGTGCGCCTGCGTCTCGTCACCGGGCACCGCTGA
- a CDS encoding type II toxin-antitoxin system RelE/ParE family toxin: MTRRAQLHPEAVTEFLEAVRFYEQQQTGLGEKFEAEVAQAVDDVIWSPDAWPELTGHRRSTVVRSRRVSGFPYRIVYFVHDDNVVIVAVAHERRHPGYWNRRVDG, encoded by the coding sequence GTGACCCGGCGCGCACAGCTGCATCCGGAGGCAGTCACAGAGTTTCTTGAAGCCGTTCGCTTCTATGAGCAACAACAAACGGGACTCGGCGAAAAGTTCGAAGCCGAGGTTGCTCAGGCAGTTGACGACGTCATCTGGAGTCCCGATGCGTGGCCCGAACTCACGGGCCACCGACGATCGACCGTTGTCCGAAGCCGCCGGGTCTCAGGTTTTCCTTACCGGATCGTCTACTTCGTGCACGACGACAACGTGGTGATTGTCGCCGTGGCTCACGAGCGACGGCACCCTGGCTACTGGAATCGTCGCGTCGACGGCTGA
- a CDS encoding 5-oxoprolinase subunit B family protein — protein sequence MRLLPCGDRALLAEFDTLECALAAQMTWSAAAHAGIVELVPGARTVLVRIDPIVTGLGATEQWLTAHLPADAESRVPSSGSMITVPVSYDGDDLAVVAEVWGCSLDAVAARHAATEWVCAFIGFTPGFGYLTPVDADLPALPRRATSRAAVPPGSVALAAEYCGIYPRESPGGWQLIGRTAVSLWDAERDSPALVTPGTRVRFEAVHG from the coding sequence ATGAGGCTGCTGCCCTGCGGTGACCGCGCGCTGCTCGCCGAGTTCGACACTCTCGAGTGCGCACTCGCTGCGCAGATGACCTGGAGCGCTGCCGCTCACGCTGGCATCGTCGAACTCGTGCCGGGCGCGCGCACGGTGCTCGTGCGCATCGATCCGATCGTGACCGGGCTCGGCGCGACCGAGCAGTGGCTGACGGCGCACCTGCCCGCCGACGCGGAGTCACGTGTGCCGTCGTCAGGCTCGATGATCACGGTGCCGGTGAGCTACGACGGAGATGATCTCGCCGTCGTCGCCGAGGTGTGGGGATGCTCGCTCGACGCCGTGGCAGCGCGGCACGCCGCCACCGAGTGGGTGTGCGCGTTCATCGGCTTCACCCCGGGTTTCGGTTACCTGACGCCCGTTGACGCAGACCTGCCCGCCCTGCCGCGCCGCGCGACCTCGCGGGCGGCGGTGCCGCCGGGATCGGTCGCCCTCGCCGCCGAATACTGCGGCATCTACCCGCGCGAGTCACCAGGTGGGTGGCAGCTGATCGGCCGCACGGCCGTGTCGCTGTGGGATGCCGAGCGAGACTCCCCCGCCCTCGTCACGCCCGGCACGCGCGTGCGCTTTGAGGCGGTGCACGGGTGA
- the glyA gene encoding serine hydroxymethyltransferase gives MSDSLPSSFNDALVDVDPEIAAVLDQELSRQRHTLEMIASENFVPRAILEAQGSVLTNKYAEGYPGKRYYGGCEFVDIAENLAIERAKSLFGAEFANVQPHSGASASAAVLHALAAPGDTILGLELAHGGHLTHGMKLNFSGKVYNATSYGVDPETMLVDMDVVRAKALEVKPTVIIAGWSAYSRQLDFAAFRAIADEVGAKLWVDMAHFAGLVAAGLHPSPLPHAHVVSSTVHKTLAGPRSGIILSNDESLFKKLNSAVFPGQQGGPLMHVIAAKAVAFKLAATPEFVERQERTIRGAQILADRLTQDDAIAAGVNVLTGGTDVHLALVDLRESPLNGLEAEDVLHSVGITVNRNGVPFDPRPPMVTSGVRIGTPALATRGFADTEFTEVADIIAHALMPNPDVAALRGRVEALTEAFPLYPGL, from the coding sequence GTGTCCGACAGCCTCCCCAGTTCGTTCAACGACGCCCTCGTCGACGTCGACCCCGAGATTGCCGCGGTGCTCGATCAAGAGCTCAGCCGCCAGCGCCACACCCTCGAGATGATCGCGAGCGAGAACTTCGTGCCGCGCGCGATTCTCGAAGCCCAGGGCTCGGTGCTCACCAACAAGTACGCCGAGGGCTACCCCGGCAAGCGGTACTACGGCGGCTGCGAGTTCGTCGACATCGCCGAGAACCTCGCGATCGAGCGCGCCAAGAGCCTGTTCGGCGCCGAGTTCGCGAACGTGCAGCCGCACTCAGGCGCCTCGGCCAGCGCGGCCGTGCTGCACGCGCTCGCCGCGCCCGGCGACACGATCCTCGGCCTCGAGCTCGCCCACGGCGGCCACCTCACGCACGGCATGAAGCTCAACTTTTCGGGCAAGGTCTACAACGCCACGAGCTACGGCGTCGACCCTGAGACGATGCTCGTCGACATGGATGTCGTGCGCGCCAAGGCCCTCGAGGTCAAGCCGACGGTCATCATCGCCGGCTGGTCGGCCTACTCGCGCCAGCTCGACTTCGCGGCCTTCCGCGCCATCGCCGACGAGGTCGGTGCGAAGCTGTGGGTCGACATGGCCCACTTCGCCGGGCTCGTCGCCGCCGGCCTGCACCCCTCGCCGCTGCCCCACGCGCACGTGGTCAGCTCGACCGTGCACAAGACCCTCGCGGGCCCGCGCTCGGGCATTATTCTCAGCAACGACGAGTCGCTGTTCAAGAAGCTCAACTCGGCCGTCTTCCCCGGCCAGCAGGGCGGGCCGCTCATGCACGTCATCGCCGCGAAGGCTGTGGCGTTCAAGCTCGCCGCGACCCCAGAGTTCGTCGAGCGCCAGGAGCGCACCATCCGCGGCGCCCAAATTCTCGCCGATCGGCTGACGCAGGACGACGCGATCGCCGCGGGCGTCAACGTTCTGACGGGAGGCACGGATGTTCACCTCGCGCTCGTCGACCTGCGCGAGTCGCCCCTGAACGGGCTCGAAGCCGAAGACGTGTTGCACTCGGTGGGCATCACCGTGAACCGCAACGGCGTGCCCTTCGACCCGCGCCCGCCGATGGTCACGAGTGGAGTGCGCATCGGCACCCCCGCGCTCGCGACGCGCGGGTTCGCCGACACCGAGTTCACCGAGGTCGCCGACATCATCGCGCACGCGCTCATGCCGAACCCCGATGTGGCGGCGCTGCGCGGGCGCGTTGAGGCGCTCACCGAGGCGTTCCCCCTCTACCCGGGGCTGTAG
- a CDS encoding bifunctional methylenetetrahydrofolate dehydrogenase/methenyltetrahydrofolate cyclohydrolase — protein sequence MSASTAQRLDGTATAAAIKAELTERVTALRERGIVPGLATVLVGDDPGSQWYVAGKHKDCAEVGIASIRRDLPDTTTQAELESVIDELNADPAVTGFIVQLPLPKHLDTDAILERVHPDKDADGLHPTNLGRLVLRVDREIDTPLPCTPRGVIELVERHGLSWAGKDVVVIGRGVTVGRAIGSLLTRREYNATVTLTHTGTTDLASHLRRADVIVAAAGVPGIVRAADVKPGAIVLDVGVSRLVDPDTGVSRIAGDVADDVATVASWISPNPGGVGPMTRALLLANVVETAERASR from the coding sequence GTGAGTGCTTCGACCGCACAGCGGCTCGACGGCACCGCGACCGCCGCGGCGATCAAGGCCGAACTCACCGAGCGCGTGACGGCGCTGCGCGAGCGGGGCATCGTTCCGGGCCTCGCGACCGTGCTCGTCGGGGACGACCCGGGCTCACAGTGGTACGTCGCCGGTAAGCACAAAGACTGCGCAGAGGTCGGCATCGCGTCGATCCGCCGCGATCTGCCCGACACGACGACGCAGGCCGAGCTCGAATCCGTCATCGACGAGTTGAACGCCGACCCGGCGGTGACGGGCTTCATCGTGCAGCTGCCGCTGCCAAAGCACCTCGACACCGACGCGATTCTCGAGCGCGTGCATCCCGACAAAGATGCCGACGGGCTGCACCCCACGAATCTGGGCCGCCTTGTGCTACGGGTCGACCGTGAGATCGACACGCCCTTGCCGTGCACGCCGCGCGGTGTGATCGAGCTCGTCGAGCGGCACGGGCTGTCGTGGGCGGGCAAAGATGTGGTGGTCATTGGCCGCGGCGTCACGGTCGGGCGGGCAATCGGCTCGCTACTCACGCGACGCGAGTACAACGCGACCGTGACGCTCACGCACACCGGCACGACCGATCTCGCGTCGCACCTGCGTCGCGCCGACGTCATCGTCGCTGCCGCAGGCGTACCCGGCATCGTGCGAGCCGCCGACGTGAAGCCCGGCGCGATCGTTCTCGACGTGGGAGTCTCGCGGCTCGTCGACCCCGACACGGGGGTCTCGCGCATCGCGGGCGACGTGGCCGACGATGTCGCGACCGTCGCCTCGTGGATCTCGCCCAACCCCGGCGGCGTCGGCCCCATGACGCGCGCGCTGCTGCTCGCCAACGTCGTCGAGACCGCGGAGCGCGCTTCCCGCTAG
- a CDS encoding HigA family addiction module antitoxin: MPGIAWRDSTAYLRRSRGTRQSVEARSPSKSCGALSTCPLYGALMSSAGRELDYLNREHSPPHPGEFLAAVYLEPFGVSGRELAAQLDVSPSTLSRVLKGTSRVTPEMALRLSKAVGRSAESWLVMQDAHDLWVARQTLDLGRVQALDIARAS, from the coding sequence CTGCCCGGGATCGCATGGCGCGATTCTACGGCCTACCTCAGACGAAGCAGAGGAACGAGGCAATCTGTGGAAGCAAGAAGTCCGTCCAAAAGTTGTGGAGCCCTCAGCACGTGCCCCTTGTATGGTGCACTCATGTCGAGTGCTGGACGTGAACTGGACTACCTGAACCGCGAGCACAGCCCACCCCACCCGGGCGAGTTCCTCGCGGCCGTGTATCTCGAGCCGTTCGGAGTGAGCGGGCGCGAGCTCGCAGCGCAGCTTGACGTCTCGCCTTCCACCTTGAGCCGAGTGCTCAAGGGTACGAGCCGCGTGACCCCTGAGATGGCGCTGCGACTCTCGAAGGCCGTCGGCCGCAGCGCCGAGAGCTGGCTTGTGATGCAGGATGCTCACGACCTGTGGGTCGCGCGCCAGACCCTCGACCTCGGACGGGTACAGGCGCTCGACATAGCGAGAGCTTCGTGA
- a CDS encoding LamB/YcsF family protein codes for MPTVDLNSDLGESFGAWTMGDDAAMLPLVTSANLACGFHAGDPSAMLAASRTAVLHGVAIGAHPSYRDLAGFGRRDMEVPAEQLHADLLYQVAALSGVTAHAGGRVAYVKPHGALYNRIAVDLEVAEVVADVARALDLPVLGLPGSAIAAACDRAGVRFVREAFADRGYLADGTLAPRSLDGAVLTDPAEVAERAVRIATEGVVIALDGTEISARVDSLCVHGDTPGAVELARSVRAALDAAGVEVTAFA; via the coding sequence ATGCCGACCGTCGACCTCAATAGCGACCTCGGCGAGTCGTTCGGTGCGTGGACGATGGGCGACGACGCCGCGATGCTGCCGCTCGTGACCAGCGCCAACCTCGCGTGCGGGTTCCATGCCGGCGATCCCTCGGCCATGCTCGCGGCGAGCCGCACCGCGGTGCTGCACGGCGTCGCGATCGGCGCGCATCCCTCGTATCGAGACCTGGCCGGATTCGGTCGGCGCGACATGGAAGTGCCTGCCGAACAACTGCACGCCGACCTGCTGTACCAGGTCGCAGCGCTCAGCGGCGTCACCGCGCATGCGGGCGGGCGCGTCGCCTACGTGAAGCCGCACGGCGCGCTCTACAACCGCATCGCGGTCGATCTCGAGGTCGCCGAGGTCGTCGCTGACGTCGCCCGAGCGCTCGACCTGCCCGTGCTCGGTCTGCCCGGCTCGGCGATCGCTGCCGCGTGCGATCGGGCCGGCGTGCGGTTCGTGCGCGAAGCCTTCGCCGATCGCGGCTACCTCGCCGACGGCACCCTCGCCCCGCGGTCGCTCGACGGCGCCGTGCTCACCGACCCGGCCGAGGTCGCCGAGCGCGCTGTGCGCATCGCCACTGAGGGTGTCGTGATCGCCCTCGACGGCACCGAGATCTCTGCGCGCGTCGACTCGCTCTGCGTGCACGGCGACACCCCCGGCGCCGTCGAACTCGCGCGCAGTGTGCGAGCAGCCCTCGACGCGGCGGGCGTCGAGGTCACCGCGTTCGCATGA
- a CDS encoding MFS transporter, with product MALTTFSLFALGRLVARDYAERVRLPWFPLSLLSAGIFVAVTSEFLPIGLLPQLTAELGITEPQVGLLITVFAATVVVATAPLTQLTQRVQRKRLLIGLLVVFAVANLLAALAPSYAVLLVARVVGGAAHGVFWAVVTPYAARLVAPERLASAVAIATAGGTVASVAGLPLGTLLGAAVGWRVSFAVIAALVVVIAALIIAVLPPVEHRVADAPRAARFSSVRDATFVPVMVLCATVVLVTLGHATFYTYIAAWVIDVAGFGETDVAGVLLLFGAAGAIGVAVAGVLGDRYPRALLPVLLSGVVASVAGVWLVSDSPIAVVVLLTLWSAFLGGVPIIFQARLLQTASLALRDIAAAWITVSFNIGIGGGAFLGGLVIGAWSVEALPIVTVVCLLVALALGSTVGVLARRANTADQISTESAAS from the coding sequence GTGGCACTCACAACGTTCAGCCTATTCGCGCTCGGTCGCCTCGTCGCGCGCGACTACGCTGAGCGCGTGCGCCTGCCCTGGTTTCCGCTGTCGCTGCTCTCGGCGGGCATCTTCGTCGCGGTCACGAGCGAGTTTCTGCCGATCGGCCTTCTGCCGCAGCTGACCGCAGAGCTCGGCATCACCGAGCCTCAGGTGGGCTTGCTCATCACGGTCTTCGCGGCCACCGTCGTCGTCGCGACCGCGCCGCTCACGCAGCTCACGCAGCGTGTGCAGCGCAAGCGCCTGCTCATTGGGCTGCTCGTCGTCTTCGCCGTCGCGAACCTGCTGGCGGCTCTCGCACCGAGCTACGCCGTGCTGCTCGTGGCCCGCGTCGTCGGCGGCGCGGCGCACGGGGTGTTCTGGGCCGTCGTCACGCCCTACGCCGCCCGGCTCGTCGCCCCCGAGCGTCTCGCGAGTGCGGTCGCGATCGCGACCGCGGGCGGCACGGTCGCGAGCGTCGCGGGGCTTCCGCTTGGCACTTTGCTGGGTGCGGCAGTCGGCTGGCGGGTCTCGTTCGCCGTCATCGCCGCACTCGTCGTGGTCATCGCTGCGCTCATCATCGCCGTGCTGCCACCGGTCGAGCATCGGGTAGCCGATGCGCCTCGAGCCGCACGATTCTCGTCCGTGCGCGACGCGACCTTCGTGCCGGTCATGGTGCTGTGCGCCACGGTTGTGCTCGTCACGCTGGGCCACGCCACGTTCTACACCTACATCGCGGCCTGGGTTATCGACGTCGCGGGCTTCGGCGAGACCGATGTCGCGGGCGTGCTGCTGCTGTTCGGCGCGGCGGGAGCCATCGGGGTCGCCGTCGCTGGCGTGCTCGGCGACCGCTACCCGCGCGCGCTGCTGCCCGTGCTGCTGAGCGGCGTGGTCGCCTCTGTCGCCGGAGTCTGGCTCGTCTCTGACTCGCCTATCGCGGTCGTCGTGCTGCTCACCCTGTGGAGCGCGTTCCTCGGCGGGGTGCCGATCATCTTTCAGGCGCGCCTGCTGCAGACAGCATCCCTGGCCCTGCGCGATATTGCGGCGGCCTGGATCACGGTGTCGTTCAATATCGGCATCGGCGGCGGTGCGTTCCTGGGCGGGCTCGTGATCGGGGCATGGTCGGTCGAAGCGTTGCCGATCGTCACGGTCGTCTGCCTGCTCGTGGCTCTCGCGCTCGGGTCGACGGTGGGCGTGCTCGCGCGGCGGGCGAACACCGCCGATCAGATCTCGACAGAGTCCGCCGCCTCCTGA